The Gossypium arboreum isolate Shixiya-1 chromosome 4, ASM2569848v2, whole genome shotgun sequence DNA segment attatattgttttactttttttatcatagtattatagtgaatcacttaataaacatattaaaaacaCACAAAATAATCTTTTTTTCTCCCTCCTcttattttccattatttcactcCTTTAACCTAAAATTAGAATATGCTgtcattaatttaaaataatatatattttgttggtgaaataaaataatattttttatacacTATATTAGCACATGCATAGGGCGGACATACAAACCAGTTTAGAATAAGAGATCAAGAGGTGTTAAGGTGGGGTAAAGGTAAGGGCTTCCCCAACGAAGCCCCTTAAAAATTGAACAGTTTTAAGTTAATTTAGGGTGATTTTGTATTTCGATtcccataaaatttaaaatttaattatgacttctttaaaataaactaaaaaatataatttaatttcttgaaatattataaaatttaaattaataatttactaaattatatttttagctctagcaaaatttataatttaaatttgatgCCTCCAAAAAAAAGTGGTAGATATTGGGATTAGTATTTGTTTCATAACTGCATAAATTAGCTATGAGCTAAGAAATTGACTATAACTTTGAGGTGGCCTTATCTTCCCATTGATCAACTACTGCAACTTTAGGCACCCATTTTCTGATTTTCCTCACAATTTATAGCAGAATCCATGATTTGCTGCTATTTTCTTATCGTATAGCAGCAAAAGATGGAAAGGGCATAAATGAAAAACTGAATATTTTAGGACAATTTTACAGAaaccaaaaaagaaaatttatgtacaTGACATGGTTGATCATTTGTGGTCAAGCTAGGCAAAAAAGCACTAGATCCATCAATTGCTGACATAATATTCTTTTTCATGTTTTTTCATGAAAGTTGAGTGATCGAGACAATGCTGCCGGGTTAGCCCTCAACACAGAGAATGTTTCTACAACTCTGTAATTTCTTTCATCGTTGCCTTTTGATTGAAAGCCATTGAATAAACCTCCCGAATTGGTGTTCTTGGTTTTCATCATCGGTGTTGTCAACATTGAGCTTTTGTTGGTCTCACCACCATCATCTATTATTCTCAAAGTTGTTGAATCCATGTTGGGTTCATCCCTTGAATGTTTCCCCAGTACCGTTGGAGAAACTGGAATATTATAGCTTTCCATTGGAACATCCCATGGAAAAGGCCTTGAAAAACATGCTACTTTAGAAGGAAACCATTGATGATTGAAGTGTAGAGAAGAAGAGGCCTTTGTTTTGCGACGACCGGCGCCGACCGGGACGTTCCTCATGGTGCCTCCAGCAGTCCAATATCTCTGACAGTTTTTACAGAAATGGCGAGGTTGGTTGACGTTGTAATTGTTAAAGTAACAAAACTTGGTTGCCTTGCTATTACATCGTGGACATGGGAGCATCTTATCAGGCTTCTTCCTTGTCGTGTCTTGTTGTGAACATGTTGTTTCACCATTCTTAGAGCTTCGCAGGGATGAAGCTTCGGAGTCATCTTTTATATCCTCTGATCTCATCTCTTCATGTTTATCCTTGTGGAATCTGTTCTCCATTGATTCCTAAAATCCAGAAATATATTGAGCTCAAAACAGAGCAAactcattcaattcagtccaagaACTATCAGATgaacatacatatatatgtatcaGAGGGCAAGAAAGTGGAACCAACCCATTAACAATTATGACTTGGTAAACAATGGGTTATTCTTGGAATTGCCGAAAGCCTAAGCCATTAAGAATTGC contains these protein-coding regions:
- the LOC108482324 gene encoding cyclic dof factor 1-like, giving the protein MSNDHSCAAIKLFGKMIQLLPLNQDEALAGRDDCCDTNLLSSSNSLASMVDQESMENRFHKDKHEEMRSEDIKDDSEASSLRSSKNGETTCSQQDTTRKKPDKMLPCPRCNSKATKFCYFNNYNVNQPRHFCKNCQRYWTAGGTMRNVPVGAGRRKTKASSSLHFNHQWFPSKVACFSRPFPWDVPMESYNIPVSPTVLGKHSRDEPNMDSTTLRIIDDGGETNKSSMLTTPMMKTKNTNSGGLFNGFQSKGNDERNYRVVETFSVLRANPAALSRSLNFHEKT